The following coding sequences are from one Collimonas arenae window:
- a CDS encoding Pls/PosA family non-ribosomal peptide synthetase codes for MTQTLPVESTAAAAFPSTPDILHGPVQPELIRNEVLADLLEATAARNPEQIALIFGEQQITYQALNNRADLVASRLIEAGVRPGQIVGLWLPRGIDLLVMQAGIAKAGAAWLPLDADTPVERVAVCLEDANAPGIVSCDAFSPRLGGLSCNIWTAEKLLAPSDAPLLRRQNVQRSDSAYVIYTSGSTGKPKGIEINQGAICHFLRSENAILGITVGDRVYQGFSVAFDMSFEEIWISYLVGATLWIAPKELASDPEALPQALAANGVTILHAVPTLLALFNQDIPSLRIINLGGEMCPEALVSRWAGANRQIFNTYGPTEATVSASLAELHANEPVTIGRPLPNYGLLVINPSLENGLTLLPRGEVGELCITGPGVAAGYLGRPDLTAEKFLDNPWASTEHDRRLYRTGDLARIEADGRVQCLGRTDDQVKIRGFRVELGEIEEVLARQPGIGTVAVVLRQEDGIDQLIAFIVPESGAEVIPAKLRTALGESLQPYMVPGFFEPMSEMPRLTSGKIDRKALKARPLAVAAATDTADSDIPETPAEMALFAALNKLFPGQPIHRSADFFNDLGGHSLFAAKLASALRANPDFAHVTVRDIYMNRTVGNIAKVLAETPSASIAVDTSWSAPSDVKRWLCGAAQAAAVPWLVAMRMMQWLAPFFTYHFFTGDPGDSIPLAILVSIGAFLLTTLFEFGIAIAAKWLIAGRLKPGRYPLWGLAYYRWWLADRLIEAAPAYLLSGSSLNTWWLRALGARIGSEVVIGSMTLRAHDLLTVEDGCSIGNAVNLENARVEHGELILGTITLERESCIGSYVVMEGNTRVGSYGHLEGQSALSDGQSVPANRIWAGSPARDAGAFDQASKPARPPVTRHRQLGESAFFLFGALLITTLFFMPVFPSFILIDWLDDTDRYPWLQSNQVPFQLAKYFLLAFPATAVLIVCTALLSAGIRWTLLPRMRAGSWPVRSNVYCSKWLVNQIQESSLAVLHGVYATVYAPLWYRLLGAKVGKHAEISTALGVVPDMLTLGDDTFIADAVLLGDEQIDGGWMTMKPTVISRRSFVGNGAYVPDGSVLPENVLIGVHSRTPENHRMQPGDTWLGSPPINLPAREETTGFPEHLTFRPSRRRRLGRALVEGFRIVSPHAIVIAVGYTVVLNLMPLAGAGQWGEVISLLTSAGLLYGIGSFIFIAMLKWLLIGRYKKCSVPMWTRFVWLSEGVTNLYEGIAIPNFMNYLRGTPWLPLAFNLLGCRIGRGVYMNTTDITEFDCVHVGDYSELNAQACPQTHLFEDRVMKIDHVNIGRRVYMGPRSFVLYGASVGDNAKLGALTLVMKGESIPAGSNWRGCPAAPAKI; via the coding sequence ATGACCCAGACATTGCCCGTCGAAAGCACAGCCGCAGCAGCGTTTCCATCCACCCCGGACATCCTGCACGGGCCGGTGCAACCGGAATTGATACGCAATGAGGTACTGGCCGATCTTCTGGAAGCAACTGCTGCCCGTAACCCAGAACAGATTGCCCTGATTTTTGGGGAACAACAGATCACTTACCAGGCGCTCAACAACCGCGCCGACCTGGTCGCTTCGCGGCTGATCGAAGCAGGTGTGCGTCCCGGCCAGATTGTCGGACTGTGGCTGCCTCGCGGCATCGATCTGCTGGTGATGCAAGCGGGCATAGCCAAGGCCGGCGCCGCCTGGCTGCCGCTGGATGCAGACACTCCGGTAGAACGCGTCGCCGTTTGCCTGGAAGACGCCAACGCCCCCGGTATCGTCAGTTGCGACGCATTCAGCCCCCGTTTGGGTGGCCTTTCCTGCAACATATGGACCGCCGAAAAACTGCTGGCGCCAAGCGATGCGCCGCTGCTGCGCCGCCAAAACGTGCAGCGCAGCGACTCGGCCTATGTGATCTACACTTCTGGATCGACCGGCAAGCCAAAAGGCATCGAGATCAACCAGGGCGCAATCTGTCATTTCCTGCGCAGCGAGAATGCGATACTCGGCATTACCGTCGGCGACCGCGTCTACCAGGGATTCTCGGTAGCATTTGACATGTCGTTCGAGGAAATCTGGATCAGCTACCTGGTCGGCGCCACGCTCTGGATCGCCCCCAAGGAACTGGCCTCCGACCCGGAAGCCTTGCCGCAGGCACTGGCCGCCAACGGTGTAACCATATTGCACGCGGTGCCGACACTGCTGGCGCTGTTCAATCAGGACATCCCCAGTTTGCGCATCATCAATCTGGGCGGCGAAATGTGCCCGGAAGCGCTGGTCAGCCGTTGGGCAGGAGCGAATCGCCAGATTTTCAACACCTACGGCCCGACCGAAGCCACCGTCTCGGCCAGCCTGGCCGAGCTACATGCCAACGAACCGGTCACAATCGGCAGGCCATTGCCCAATTATGGCCTGCTGGTCATCAATCCCTCGCTGGAAAACGGCCTGACCCTGCTGCCACGCGGTGAAGTCGGCGAGTTGTGCATTACCGGCCCTGGCGTTGCCGCTGGCTATCTGGGGCGGCCCGACCTCACTGCCGAGAAATTCCTCGACAATCCCTGGGCCAGCACCGAACATGACCGCCGCTTGTACCGTACCGGCGATCTGGCGCGAATTGAAGCCGACGGTCGCGTGCAATGCCTGGGCCGCACCGACGATCAGGTCAAGATCCGCGGCTTCCGGGTCGAGTTGGGCGAGATCGAAGAAGTGCTGGCGCGCCAGCCTGGCATCGGCACCGTGGCGGTGGTGTTGCGCCAGGAGGACGGCATCGATCAGTTGATCGCTTTCATCGTGCCGGAAAGCGGCGCTGAAGTGATTCCAGCCAAACTACGTACCGCCCTCGGCGAAAGTTTGCAACCTTATATGGTGCCAGGCTTCTTCGAACCGATGAGCGAAATGCCGCGCCTGACGTCCGGCAAAATTGACCGCAAGGCACTCAAAGCACGGCCGCTGGCCGTCGCCGCGGCAACCGACACGGCCGATTCGGACATTCCCGAAACCCCGGCAGAAATGGCGTTGTTCGCCGCCTTGAACAAGCTCTTCCCTGGCCAGCCTATCCATCGCAGCGCCGATTTCTTCAACGATCTCGGCGGCCATTCACTGTTTGCCGCCAAACTGGCGTCGGCGTTGCGCGCCAATCCGGATTTCGCCCATGTGACAGTACGCGACATCTACATGAACCGCACCGTCGGCAACATCGCCAAGGTGCTGGCGGAAACGCCAAGTGCCAGCATTGCGGTCGATACCAGTTGGAGCGCGCCATCGGATGTGAAGCGCTGGCTGTGTGGTGCCGCGCAGGCGGCCGCCGTGCCATGGCTGGTGGCGATGCGCATGATGCAGTGGCTGGCGCCGTTTTTCACTTACCACTTCTTCACCGGCGATCCAGGCGATTCGATTCCGCTGGCAATCCTGGTGTCGATTGGCGCCTTCCTGCTGACCACGCTGTTTGAATTCGGTATCGCGATTGCCGCCAAGTGGCTGATCGCCGGACGCCTGAAACCCGGGCGCTATCCGCTTTGGGGCCTCGCCTATTACCGCTGGTGGCTGGCCGATCGCCTGATCGAGGCCGCGCCGGCCTATCTGCTGAGTGGATCTTCACTCAATACCTGGTGGCTGCGGGCATTGGGCGCGCGCATCGGTTCGGAAGTCGTGATCGGGTCGATGACGCTGCGCGCCCATGATCTGCTGACTGTCGAGGACGGTTGCAGCATCGGCAATGCGGTCAACCTGGAAAATGCCCGGGTCGAGCATGGCGAGTTGATATTGGGAACGATCACGCTGGAACGCGAAAGCTGCATCGGTTCTTACGTGGTCATGGAAGGCAACACCCGCGTCGGCAGCTATGGCCACCTGGAAGGGCAATCGGCCTTGAGCGATGGCCAAAGTGTCCCGGCAAACCGCATCTGGGCCGGCTCGCCGGCTCGCGACGCCGGTGCCTTCGACCAGGCCTCGAAACCCGCTCGGCCGCCAGTCACCCGTCACCGTCAACTCGGTGAATCGGCATTCTTCCTGTTCGGCGCATTGCTGATCACTACCCTGTTCTTCATGCCGGTGTTTCCAAGTTTTATCCTGATCGACTGGCTTGACGACACTGATCGCTACCCATGGCTGCAAAGCAATCAGGTGCCGTTCCAGCTAGCCAAATATTTCCTGCTCGCCTTCCCGGCCACCGCGGTGCTAATCGTCTGTACCGCGCTGCTCTCGGCGGGCATCCGCTGGACGCTACTGCCCCGCATGCGGGCCGGCAGTTGGCCGGTGCGCAGCAACGTCTATTGCAGCAAATGGCTAGTTAACCAGATCCAGGAATCCAGCCTGGCTGTGCTGCACGGTGTGTACGCCACCGTTTACGCACCTCTTTGGTATCGCCTGCTGGGAGCCAAAGTAGGCAAGCACGCCGAGATTTCTACTGCGCTCGGCGTAGTGCCGGACATGCTGACGCTAGGCGACGACACCTTTATCGCCGATGCCGTGTTACTGGGCGACGAACAGATCGATGGCGGCTGGATGACCATGAAGCCAACCGTCATCTCGCGCCGTAGCTTTGTCGGCAACGGCGCTTACGTGCCGGACGGTAGCGTCTTGCCGGAAAACGTCTTGATCGGCGTCCATTCGCGTACACCTGAAAATCACCGCATGCAACCGGGCGATACTTGGCTCGGCTCACCGCCAATCAACCTGCCAGCGCGTGAAGAAACCACCGGTTTCCCCGAACACCTGACGTTCCGGCCATCACGCCGGCGTCGCCTCGGGCGTGCGTTGGTGGAAGGTTTCCGCATCGTCTCGCCGCATGCAATCGTCATCGCGGTCGGCTATACCGTGGTGCTGAACCTGATGCCATTGGCCGGCGCCGGCCAATGGGGTGAGGTCATTTCGTTGCTGACCAGCGCCGGCCTGCTGTACGGCATTGGCAGCTTCATCTTTATTGCAATGCTGAAATGGCTGCTGATCGGCCGCTATAAGAAATGCAGCGTCCCGATGTGGACACGCTTCGTCTGGCTCTCGGAGGGCGTAACCAATCTGTATGAAGGGATCGCCATTCCGAACTTCATGAACTACTTACGCGGTACGCCGTGGTTGCCGCTGGCGTTCAACCTGCTGGGGTGCCGCATCGGCCGCGGCGTCTATATGAACACCACCGACATCACCGAGTTCGATTGCGTCCATGTCGGCGATTACAGCGAACTCAACGCCCAAGCCTGTCCGCAGACCCATCTGTTCGAAGACCGGGTCATGAAAATCGACCATGTCAATATCGGCCGCCGGGTCTATATGGGACCGCGCAGCTTCGTATTGTACGGCGCGTCAGTTGGCGACAACGCCAAGCTGGGCGCGCTAACGCTGGTCATGAAAGGCGAGTCGATTCCAGCAGGATCGAACTGGCGCGGCTGCCCAGCAGCGCCAGCTAAAATCTAA
- a CDS encoding GNAT family N-acetyltransferase, whose protein sequence is MEIRQAVAADYPKIVALQMANRPEQLSAAEQQQGFIVSQLDETQLDAINRALGVMVAMDGEQLAGFLCMVPTSMQPRHPVVEAMLATFPNQQFNGKPLDQQRVFVYGPVCIGREWRGQGLLQKMFAAIKSHARTDYDVGAAFIDKRNPHSFAAHVKGLKMTALHPFECNSQTYELVVFATADNT, encoded by the coding sequence ATGGAAATTCGACAGGCGGTTGCCGCGGACTATCCGAAGATCGTCGCGTTGCAAATGGCCAATCGGCCTGAGCAGCTGAGCGCGGCCGAACAGCAGCAAGGATTTATCGTCTCGCAGTTGGACGAGACCCAATTGGACGCCATCAACCGCGCATTAGGCGTGATGGTAGCGATGGATGGCGAACAACTGGCGGGCTTTCTCTGCATGGTGCCCACCTCCATGCAGCCGCGCCACCCAGTAGTCGAAGCAATGCTGGCGACATTTCCAAACCAGCAGTTCAACGGCAAGCCGCTGGATCAGCAACGCGTGTTTGTTTACGGCCCGGTGTGCATCGGTCGCGAATGGCGCGGCCAAGGTCTTCTGCAGAAGATGTTCGCGGCGATAAAATCGCATGCTCGCACCGACTACGATGTCGGCGCGGCATTTATCGATAAGCGCAATCCGCATTCATTTGCGGCCCACGTCAAGGGTTTGAAGATGACTGCCTTGCATCCATTCGAGTGCAATAGTCAAACCTACGAACTGGTCGTATTCGCCACTGCCGATAACACCTGA